The Streptomyces sp. HUAS CB01 genome has a segment encoding these proteins:
- a CDS encoding HAD family hydrolase, translated as MTSLITSDLDRTLIYSAAALQLTVPDALAPRLLCVEVYQRKPLSYMTEAAAALLTELADNAVFVPTTTRTREQYGRIRLPGPAPRYAICANGGHLLVDGESDRHWQRVVAARLADECASLAEVRAHLLAAADPAWLLKERVAEDLFAYLVVERSLLPDGWTRELSAWAETKGWTVSLQGRKIYAVPKPLTKSAAVRELVRRTGAERVLAAGDSLLDADLLLAADHAWRPGHGELADTDWAPRHVTALAERGVEAGEEILRRFTATVADGGRAGVATPRAASGAVAGAASGATAGAGTGHGQARRVPFPGRSSRTVTNSTTAPSAPTSTTFE; from the coding sequence GTGACCTCCCTGATCACCAGCGATCTCGACCGGACGCTCATCTACTCGGCCGCCGCCCTGCAGCTGACCGTCCCCGACGCCCTCGCGCCCCGGCTGCTGTGCGTCGAGGTGTACCAGCGCAAGCCGTTGTCGTACATGACGGAGGCCGCCGCCGCGCTGCTCACCGAACTCGCGGACAACGCCGTCTTCGTACCGACGACGACCCGCACCCGCGAGCAGTACGGCAGGATCCGGCTCCCCGGCCCCGCCCCCCGCTACGCGATCTGTGCGAACGGCGGTCATCTGCTGGTCGACGGCGAGTCCGACCGCCACTGGCAGCGCGTGGTCGCCGCCCGGCTCGCGGACGAGTGCGCCTCGCTCGCCGAGGTCCGCGCCCATCTGCTCGCGGCCGCGGACCCGGCGTGGCTGCTGAAGGAACGGGTCGCCGAGGACCTCTTCGCCTATCTCGTCGTGGAGCGTTCGCTGCTCCCGGACGGCTGGACCCGGGAGCTCTCCGCCTGGGCGGAGACGAAGGGCTGGACGGTCTCCCTGCAGGGCCGCAAGATCTACGCGGTGCCCAAGCCGCTCACCAAGAGCGCGGCCGTGCGGGAACTGGTGCGGCGCACCGGGGCCGAGCGCGTGCTCGCCGCGGGCGACTCCCTCCTCGACGCCGATCTCCTGCTGGCCGCGGACCACGCCTGGCGCCCGGGCCACGGCGAACTCGCCGACACCGACTGGGCGCCGCGGCATGTGACAGCGCTCGCCGAGCGGGGGGTCGAGGCGGGCGAGGAGATCCTCCGCCGGTTCACGGCGACGGTCGCGGACGGAGGCCGTGCGGGGGTGGCGACGCCGCGCGCGGCCTCGGGAGCGGTGGCGGGTGCGGCTTCCGGCGCCACGGCCGGTGCCGGAACCGGCCACGGTCAGGCGCGGCGCGTCCCCTTCCCAGGCCGCAGCAGCCGTACGGTCACGAACAGCACCACCGCCCCCAGCGCGCCCACCAGCACCACCTTCGAGTAG
- a CDS encoding TerD family protein: MTHAMLKGSNVPLGAASIRAVLRWTPGAGVPDVDASALLLGADGRVRADEDFVFYNQPRHPSGFVRLLPKKRTAEGLTDTVQADVGSLDASVDQVVLAASSDGGTFSGVADLRIMLYDAAVPDGEPLAVFDVRAETGEETAVICGELYRRGDGWKFRAVGQGYPTGLIGLATAFGISVDDSEPSAAASAPEHETQAQPPSPPEAQPQPQPEPSYGYPQPVSPATQPAYGYPQPASPATQPAYGYPQPASPATQPAYGYPQPAAAAGPAPDPDFRLPPMGPQFIRQ, from the coding sequence ATGACGCACGCGATGCTGAAGGGTTCCAACGTTCCGCTCGGAGCGGCCTCGATCCGGGCAGTGCTGCGCTGGACCCCCGGCGCCGGAGTGCCGGACGTGGACGCCTCCGCCCTGCTGCTGGGCGCCGACGGCCGTGTGCGCGCCGACGAGGACTTCGTCTTCTACAACCAGCCCCGGCACCCCTCCGGGTTCGTACGGCTGCTGCCCAAGAAGCGCACCGCCGAGGGACTCACCGACACGGTCCAGGCGGACGTCGGCTCACTGGACGCCTCCGTGGACCAGGTGGTGCTCGCGGCGTCGTCCGACGGCGGCACGTTCAGCGGTGTCGCGGACCTGCGGATCATGCTGTACGACGCCGCGGTGCCGGACGGTGAGCCGCTGGCCGTCTTCGACGTCCGTGCGGAGACGGGCGAGGAGACCGCGGTCATCTGCGGCGAGCTGTACCGGCGCGGCGACGGCTGGAAGTTCCGCGCGGTGGGTCAGGGCTACCCGACCGGGCTGATCGGTCTGGCCACGGCGTTCGGCATCTCGGTGGACGACAGCGAGCCGTCCGCCGCGGCTTCCGCACCGGAGCACGAGACGCAGGCCCAGCCCCCGTCCCCGCCGGAGGCGCAGCCTCAGCCGCAGCCCGAACCGTCGTACGGGTACCCCCAGCCGGTGTCCCCGGCGACGCAGCCCGCGTACGGCTACCCCCAGCCCGCGTCCCCGGCGACGCAGCCCGCGTACGGCTACCCCCAGCCCGCGTCCCCGGCGACGCAGCCGGCCTACGGCTATCCGCAGCCCGCCGCCGCGGCCGGTCCCGCGCCCGATCCGGACTTCCGGCTGCCGCCGATGGGGCCGCAGTTCATCCGTCAGTAG
- a CDS encoding phosphoribosyltransferase domain-containing protein codes for MKEEDESVEWSGSWVSQRLGVELVGDDGLKELLGLALRRNPKRAHLLVSHVLGKHVPQRPSVVYGHGYELGLRVRELLGSEEAARAVVLGYAETATGLGHSVADGLALAPYLHSTRRPVDGVARAGGFEESHSHATSHLLLPEDPKLLAGEGPLVLVDDEFSTGNTVLNTIRDLHARHPRGRYVIVALVDMRSADDLGRLDAFAEEIGARIDLVAHAGGTVRLPEDVLEKGQALVAAHETGSTAPAPAGPSATADVASGAPSAVGDRPSGTRHTPHGADGEPGADGTDRGRGPDGTDDGLDPHGTGGPDGSQCPDRSQRPDGADVTGGTRGPHGTHGSAGRGPHAPHRPHTPHAPHTPHEVDSPYAVRVDLDWPADVPDGGRHGFTPAHRVGLEAALPAMAHRLAEALGPGGLPAPAGSRTPTAGTAAPPEADGPRVLVLGFEELMYAPLRLALELERTGAAREVRYSTTTRSPVLAVDDPGYAIRTRLVFPAHDEPADGPGERYAYNVAGGGFDAVVAVVDSAADTAALHAPDGLLAQLAAHIPHVVLAVVPSYVPAPEREPMLPEPLRGPEFSSYAPDEVGWLLQDLSDVELEAPTEEREEAIQSGGAHYAESLPVEYQPSDAYQALFHAALETSAARIARAVGAVTDTVLAEHPQRHRPGTPSHERRPVLVSLARAGTPVGVLMRRWARHRHGLDLPHYAVSIVRGRGIDANALRWLAAHHDPADVVFVDGWTGKGAITRELAAALGEFDGFVPEIAVLADPGGCVRTYGTREDFLIPSACLNSTVSGLVSRTVLRTDLVGPHDFHGAKYYRELAAADVSGHFLDTVEARFDEVADAVDADVKELLSADRAPTWAGWAAVERISEEYGIHDVNLVKPGVGETTRVLLRRVPWKILAGRGAGADLDHVRLLAEQRGVPVEEIDDLPYSCVGLIHPRFTRGATGADGKAVAAQ; via the coding sequence ATGAAGGAGGAAGACGAATCAGTGGAGTGGTCGGGCAGCTGGGTCTCCCAGCGACTGGGCGTGGAGCTCGTCGGCGACGACGGGCTGAAGGAGCTGCTCGGCCTGGCTCTGCGGCGCAACCCGAAACGTGCGCACCTCCTGGTGTCGCACGTGCTCGGCAAGCACGTGCCGCAGAGGCCGTCCGTCGTGTACGGCCACGGGTACGAGCTGGGCCTGCGCGTCCGTGAGCTGCTGGGGAGCGAGGAGGCCGCGCGGGCCGTCGTCCTCGGCTACGCGGAGACGGCGACGGGCCTCGGCCACTCGGTGGCCGACGGCCTGGCCCTCGCGCCCTACCTCCACTCCACGCGCCGTCCCGTCGACGGCGTCGCCCGGGCCGGCGGCTTCGAGGAGTCCCACTCCCACGCCACCTCGCACCTGCTGCTGCCGGAGGACCCGAAGCTGCTCGCCGGCGAGGGGCCGCTGGTCCTCGTGGACGACGAGTTCTCCACCGGCAACACCGTCCTGAACACCATCCGGGACCTCCACGCCCGCCACCCTCGCGGCCGGTACGTGATCGTCGCCCTCGTCGACATGCGCTCGGCGGACGACCTGGGCCGGCTGGACGCCTTCGCGGAGGAGATCGGCGCCCGTATCGACCTGGTGGCGCACGCCGGCGGCACGGTCCGCCTCCCGGAGGACGTCCTCGAGAAGGGCCAGGCCCTGGTCGCGGCCCACGAGACCGGGAGCACGGCCCCCGCACCCGCCGGCCCGTCCGCCACGGCGGACGTGGCCTCCGGAGCACCCTCCGCCGTGGGGGACCGCCCCTCCGGCACGCGGCACACGCCGCACGGCGCCGACGGTGAGCCCGGCGCCGACGGTACGGACCGGGGGCGGGGCCCGGACGGTACGGACGACGGGCTGGATCCGCACGGCACCGGTGGCCCGGACGGCTCGCAGTGCCCGGACCGCTCGCAGCGCCCGGACGGCGCTGACGTCACGGGCGGCACGCGGGGTCCGCACGGTACGCACGGCTCCGCCGGGCGCGGGCCGCACGCCCCTCACAGGCCGCACACACCGCACGCCCCTCACACGCCGCACGAGGTGGACAGCCCGTACGCCGTACGCGTGGACCTGGACTGGCCGGCGGACGTCCCCGACGGCGGCCGGCACGGTTTCACGCCCGCGCACCGCGTCGGGCTGGAGGCGGCCCTTCCCGCCATGGCGCACCGCCTCGCCGAGGCCCTGGGCCCAGGCGGCCTCCCGGCGCCCGCCGGGAGCAGGACGCCGACGGCCGGCACCGCCGCGCCGCCGGAAGCGGACGGCCCCCGGGTCCTCGTCCTCGGCTTCGAGGAGCTGATGTACGCGCCGCTGCGGCTCGCGCTCGAACTGGAGCGGACCGGCGCCGCGCGCGAGGTGCGCTACTCGACGACCACCCGGTCCCCCGTCCTCGCCGTCGACGACCCCGGCTACGCGATACGGACCCGGCTGGTCTTCCCCGCCCACGACGAACCGGCCGACGGCCCGGGCGAGCGGTACGCCTACAACGTCGCCGGCGGAGGCTTCGACGCGGTCGTCGCCGTCGTGGACTCGGCCGCCGACACGGCCGCCCTCCACGCCCCGGACGGACTGCTCGCGCAGCTCGCCGCGCACATACCGCACGTCGTGCTCGCCGTCGTCCCCAGTTACGTCCCCGCTCCCGAGAGGGAACCCATGCTGCCCGAACCGCTCCGCGGACCCGAGTTCTCCTCCTACGCGCCCGACGAGGTCGGCTGGCTGCTCCAGGACCTCTCGGACGTCGAACTCGAGGCGCCCACCGAGGAGCGCGAGGAGGCGATACAGAGCGGTGGCGCGCACTACGCCGAATCGCTGCCCGTGGAGTACCAGCCCAGCGACGCGTACCAGGCGCTCTTCCACGCCGCCCTGGAGACCTCCGCCGCCCGGATCGCCCGCGCCGTCGGCGCCGTCACCGACACCGTCCTCGCCGAGCACCCGCAGCGCCACCGCCCCGGCACTCCCTCCCACGAGCGGCGCCCCGTCCTCGTCTCGCTGGCCCGCGCCGGCACACCCGTCGGGGTGCTGATGCGCCGCTGGGCCCGGCACCGCCACGGCCTGGACCTGCCCCACTACGCCGTCTCCATCGTCCGCGGCCGAGGCATCGACGCCAACGCGCTGCGCTGGCTCGCCGCCCACCACGACCCGGCCGACGTGGTGTTCGTCGACGGCTGGACCGGCAAGGGCGCCATCACCCGCGAACTGGCGGCCGCGCTCGGCGAGTTCGACGGCTTCGTCCCGGAGATCGCGGTGCTCGCCGACCCCGGCGGCTGCGTCCGCACGTACGGCACCCGCGAGGACTTCCTCATCCCCTCCGCCTGCCTCAACTCCACGGTGTCCGGGCTGGTCTCGCGTACCGTCCTGCGCACCGACCTGGTCGGACCGCACGACTTCCACGGCGCGAAGTACTACCGCGAACTGGCCGCCGCCGATGTGTCCGGGCACTTCCTCGACACCGTCGAGGCACGCTTCGACGAGGTGGCCGACGCCGTCGACGCCGACGTGAAGGAACTGCTCTCCGCGGACCGCGCGCCCACGTGGGCCGGCTGGGCGGCGGTGGAGCGGATCAGCGAGGAGTACGGCATCCACGACGTCAACCTCGTCAAGCCCGGGGTCGGCGAGACCACCCGCGTCCTGCTGCGCCGCGTCCCGTGGAAGATCCTCGCCGGCCGCGGCGCGGGCGCCGACCTGGACCACGTACGTCTGCTCGCCGAACAGCGCGGCGTCCCCGTCGAGGAGATCGACGACCTGCCCTACAGCTGCGTCGGACTGATCCACCCCCGGTTCACCCGGGGGGCGACCGGCGCCGACGGCAAGGCGGTGGCGGCGCAGTGA
- a CDS encoding DUF475 domain-containing protein: MVLKTFGWSFAVTALGLVAAVFYGGWTAFGLVAILSILEVSLSFDNAVVNAGVLKKMSEFWQKIFLTIGILIAVFGMRLVFPVVIVSITAQLGPIEAVDLALNDHERYEELVTDAHPAIAAFGGMFLLMIFLDFIFEDREIKWLAWLERPLAKLGKIDMLAACVALIILLITATTFAVHAHQYGGVHVDKSSTVLLAGVAGLVTYMVVGGLSGFFEEKLEEEEEREHEAEEEAKRAGKPVSAAKLVGKAAFFMFMYLEVLDASFSFDGVIGAFAVSNDPVVIALGLGIGAMYVRSLTVYLVRQGTLDDYVYLEHGAHYAIGALAVILLITIQYEVPEVVTGLIGVALIAWSFWSSVRRNRRLRAHEEKEEALAAKEV, translated from the coding sequence GTGGTACTGAAAACCTTCGGCTGGTCGTTCGCAGTCACTGCGCTCGGCCTGGTCGCTGCGGTGTTCTACGGGGGATGGACGGCCTTCGGGCTCGTCGCGATCCTGTCCATCCTGGAGGTCTCGCTCTCCTTCGACAACGCGGTGGTCAACGCCGGCGTGCTGAAGAAGATGAGCGAGTTCTGGCAGAAGATCTTCCTCACCATCGGCATCCTGATCGCCGTCTTCGGCATGCGGCTGGTGTTCCCCGTCGTCATCGTCTCGATCACGGCGCAGCTCGGTCCCATCGAGGCGGTCGACCTCGCCCTGAACGACCACGAGCGCTACGAGGAACTGGTCACCGACGCCCACCCCGCCATCGCGGCGTTCGGAGGCATGTTCCTCCTCATGATCTTCCTCGACTTCATCTTCGAGGACCGGGAGATCAAGTGGCTCGCCTGGCTGGAGCGGCCCCTGGCCAAGCTGGGCAAGATCGACATGCTGGCGGCCTGTGTCGCGCTCATCATCCTGCTGATCACCGCGACCACCTTCGCCGTCCACGCCCACCAGTACGGCGGGGTGCACGTCGACAAGTCGTCGACGGTGCTGCTCGCCGGTGTCGCCGGCCTCGTCACGTACATGGTCGTCGGCGGTCTCTCCGGCTTCTTCGAGGAAAAGCTCGAAGAGGAGGAGGAGCGCGAGCACGAGGCAGAGGAGGAGGCCAAGCGGGCCGGGAAGCCGGTCTCCGCCGCCAAGCTCGTCGGCAAGGCAGCCTTCTTCATGTTCATGTACCTCGAAGTGCTGGACGCGTCCTTCTCGTTCGACGGCGTCATCGGCGCCTTCGCGGTCAGCAACGACCCGGTCGTCATCGCGCTCGGCCTCGGCATCGGCGCCATGTACGTCCGGTCCCTCACGGTCTACCTGGTCCGCCAGGGCACCCTCGACGACTACGTCTACCTGGAGCACGGCGCCCACTACGCGATCGGCGCGCTGGCCGTGATCCTGCTGATCACCATCCAGTACGAGGTCCCCGAGGTCGTCACCGGCCTCATCGGTGTGGCCCTGATCGCCTGGTCCTTCTGGTCCTCCGTGCGGCGCAACCGGCGCCTGAGGGCGCACGAGGAGAAGGAAGAGGCACTCGCGGCAAAGGAAGTGTGA
- a CDS encoding HpcH/HpaI aldolase/citrate lyase family protein, which yields MRHFGQIPATARKELFHQEPAEFDAGSPAAMLSVALGATLYSPATRPGLAGDVLKQAARGVVSMVLCLEDSIDDADVSTAEENLVRQFADLDERGTEPPLLFVRVREPGQIEDLVRRLGASSRLLSGFVLPKFTEERGGPFLEAVAAAESVIGRMLYVMPVLESPELLHLETRYETLAGIARSVGRHRDRILALRLGVTDFCSAYGLRRPPDMTAYDVQIVANVIADVVNVLGRSDGTGFTITGPVWEYFRLQERMFKPQLRHSPFMELRAEKLRTALIEHDLDGLLREIELDRANGLLGKTCIHPSHVLPVHALSVVSHEEFSDAQDILRPERGGGGVMRSAYTNKMNEVKPHRAWAERTLRRAEAFGVAREDVGFVELLTAGLAG from the coding sequence ATGCGTCATTTCGGGCAAATCCCGGCCACTGCCCGGAAGGAACTGTTCCATCAGGAGCCGGCGGAATTCGACGCCGGCTCTCCCGCGGCCATGCTCTCCGTGGCTCTCGGAGCCACGCTCTACAGCCCCGCCACCCGGCCGGGCCTCGCCGGCGACGTGCTCAAGCAGGCCGCCCGCGGAGTGGTCTCGATGGTCCTCTGCCTGGAGGATTCCATCGACGACGCCGACGTCTCCACCGCCGAGGAGAACCTCGTCCGCCAGTTCGCCGACCTCGACGAGCGCGGGACCGAGCCCCCGCTGCTGTTCGTCCGGGTCCGCGAGCCCGGCCAGATCGAGGACCTCGTCCGGCGGCTCGGCGCGTCGAGCCGACTGCTGTCCGGTTTTGTACTTCCCAAGTTCACCGAGGAGCGCGGCGGGCCCTTCCTGGAGGCCGTCGCCGCAGCCGAATCCGTGATCGGCCGCATGCTCTACGTGATGCCGGTGCTCGAATCGCCCGAGCTCCTCCACCTCGAGACCCGGTACGAGACCCTGGCCGGCATCGCCCGATCCGTCGGCCGCCACCGGGACCGGATCCTCGCCCTCCGTCTCGGTGTCACCGACTTCTGCTCCGCCTACGGACTGCGCCGACCGCCCGACATGACGGCGTACGACGTCCAGATCGTCGCCAACGTCATCGCGGACGTCGTCAACGTCCTGGGCCGCTCCGACGGCACCGGTTTCACCATCACCGGCCCGGTCTGGGAGTACTTCCGCCTCCAGGAGCGCATGTTCAAGCCGCAGCTGCGCCACAGCCCCTTCATGGAGCTGCGGGCCGAGAAGCTGCGCACGGCGCTGATCGAGCACGACCTCGACGGACTGCTCCGCGAGATCGAGCTGGACCGGGCCAACGGTCTCCTCGGCAAGACCTGCATCCACCCCTCCCACGTGCTGCCCGTCCACGCTCTGTCGGTCGTCAGTCACGAGGAGTTCAGCGACGCGCAGGACATCCTTCGCCCGGAGCGGGGAGGGGGCGGAGTGATGCGTTCGGCCTATACGAACAAAATGAACGAGGTGAAGCCGCACCGCGCCTGGGCGGAGCGCACCCTCCGGCGTGCCGAGGCCTTCGGCGTCGCCCGGGAGGACGTCGGCTTCGTGGAGCTGCTGACCGCGGGTCTGGCAGGCTGA
- a CDS encoding peroxiredoxin has translation MAIEVGTKAPDFELKDNHGRTVTLAEFRGEKNVVLLFYPFAFTGVCTGELCALRDELPTFVNDDTQLLAVSNDSIHTLRVFAEQEGLEYPLLSDFWPHGETSRAYGVFDEDKGCAVRGTFIIDKEGVVRWTVVNGLPDARDLNDYVKALDTL, from the coding sequence ATGGCGATCGAGGTCGGCACCAAGGCCCCGGACTTCGAGCTCAAGGACAACCACGGGCGGACCGTGACCCTCGCCGAGTTCCGCGGTGAGAAGAACGTGGTGCTGCTCTTCTACCCCTTCGCCTTCACCGGGGTGTGCACGGGCGAGCTCTGCGCGCTCCGCGACGAGCTGCCGACGTTCGTCAACGACGACACCCAGCTGCTCGCCGTCTCCAACGACTCCATCCACACCCTGCGCGTCTTCGCCGAGCAGGAGGGCCTCGAGTATCCGCTGCTGTCGGACTTCTGGCCGCACGGCGAGACCTCGCGCGCGTACGGCGTCTTCGACGAGGACAAGGGCTGCGCCGTGCGCGGCACCTTCATCATCGACAAGGAGGGCGTGGTGCGCTGGACCGTCGTCAACGGCCTGCCCGACGCCCGCGACCTGAACGACTACGTCAAGGCACTGGACACCCTGTGA
- a CDS encoding TerD family protein, whose amino-acid sequence MAFWDGLWRGRAAQFDSGSASTNSIQLTRRRPQVSLSKQSAATGNLRVNLSWRMRTSDIEGRSRQSGRLLRNPSKLFRPEVVQAHTQGVVNVDLDLGCLYEMTDGSKGVVQPLGSFFGSLNEPPYVRLSGDDRFGAPSGETLFVNLDHRDAIRRLLFFVYIYDRTPAFDRTHAKVTLYPSNGPRVEIELDERAPQARSCAVFMVENVKGELVVRREVKFVYGFQAELDRLYGWGLQWGRGYKTKA is encoded by the coding sequence ATGGCCTTCTGGGACGGTTTGTGGCGTGGCAGGGCAGCGCAGTTCGACTCGGGCAGTGCCTCGACCAACTCCATCCAGCTGACCAGGCGGCGCCCTCAGGTCTCGCTCTCCAAGCAGAGCGCCGCCACGGGCAATCTGCGGGTCAACCTCTCCTGGCGGATGCGGACCTCCGACATCGAGGGCCGGTCGCGGCAGAGCGGGCGGCTGCTGCGCAATCCGTCGAAGCTCTTCCGGCCCGAGGTGGTCCAGGCCCACACGCAGGGCGTCGTCAACGTGGACCTCGACCTCGGCTGCCTGTACGAGATGACGGACGGCAGCAAGGGCGTGGTGCAGCCGCTCGGCAGCTTCTTCGGCAGTCTGAACGAGCCGCCGTACGTCCGCCTCAGCGGCGACGACCGCTTCGGCGCTCCGTCCGGGGAGACGCTGTTCGTCAATCTGGACCACCGGGACGCGATCCGGCGCCTGCTGTTCTTCGTCTACATCTACGACCGGACGCCCGCGTTCGACCGCACGCACGCGAAGGTCACGCTCTATCCCAGCAACGGGCCGCGGGTGGAGATCGAACTGGACGAGCGCGCCCCGCAGGCCCGCTCGTGCGCCGTGTTCATGGTCGAGAACGTCAAGGGCGAGCTGGTCGTGCGCCGCGAGGTGAAGTTCGTGTACGGCTTCCAGGCCGAGCTGGACCGGCTCTACGGCTGGGGTCTGCAGTGGGGCCGCGGCTACAAGACCAAGGCCTGA
- a CDS encoding DUF3052 domain-containing protein gives MSATADHAEERTNPAARLGFEPGQVVQEIGYDDDVEHELREGIEAAIGQEIVDEEYDDVADVVLLWFRDEDGDLTDALVDAIGLVDEGGLVWLMTPKTGRDGYVEPSDINEASQTAGLSQTKSINAGKDWTGSRLATPKAKR, from the coding sequence GTGAGCGCGACCGCGGACCACGCGGAGGAGCGGACCAACCCGGCCGCAAGGCTGGGGTTCGAGCCCGGACAGGTGGTCCAGGAGATCGGCTACGACGACGACGTCGAGCACGAGCTCCGTGAGGGCATCGAAGCCGCCATCGGCCAGGAAATCGTCGACGAGGAGTACGACGACGTCGCGGACGTCGTCCTGCTGTGGTTCCGCGACGAGGACGGCGACCTCACGGACGCGCTCGTGGATGCCATCGGCCTCGTCGACGAGGGCGGACTCGTCTGGCTCATGACGCCGAAGACCGGCCGTGACGGCTACGTCGAGCCCAGTGACATCAACGAGGCCTCGCAGACGGCGGGCCTCTCGCAGACCAAGAGCATCAACGCGGGCAAGGACTGGACCGGCAGCAGGCTGGCCACGCCCAAGGCCAAGCGCTGA
- a CDS encoding TerD family protein → MGVTLAKGGNVSLSKAAPNLTQVLVGLGWDARSTTGAPFDLDASALLCQSGRVLGDEFFVFYNNLTSPEGSVTHTGDNLTGEGDGDDESLIVDLTKVPLHCDKIIFPVSIHEADNRGQTFGQVSNAFIRVVNQADGQELARYDLSEDASTETAMIFGELYRYGGEWKFRAVGQGYASGLRGIALDFGVNVS, encoded by the coding sequence ATGGGCGTCACGCTCGCCAAGGGAGGCAATGTCTCCCTCTCCAAGGCCGCACCGAACCTCACCCAGGTCCTCGTCGGGCTCGGCTGGGACGCGCGCTCCACCACCGGAGCGCCCTTCGACCTCGACGCCAGCGCACTGCTCTGCCAGTCGGGCCGGGTGCTGGGGGACGAGTTCTTCGTCTTCTACAACAATCTGACGAGCCCCGAGGGTTCGGTCACGCACACCGGGGACAACCTCACGGGCGAGGGCGACGGGGACGACGAGTCCCTGATCGTGGACCTCACGAAGGTGCCGCTGCACTGCGACAAGATCATCTTCCCCGTCTCGATCCATGAGGCGGACAATCGGGGCCAGACGTTCGGCCAGGTCAGCAATGCCTTCATCCGGGTGGTGAACCAGGCCGACGGCCAGGAGCTCGCCCGGTACGACCTGAGCGAGGACGCCTCCACCGAAACGGCGATGATCTTCGGAGAGCTGTACCGGTACGGCGGCGAATGGAAGTTCCGGGCGGTGGGCCAGGGGTACGCGTCGGGGCTCCGCGGCATCGCTCTAGACTTCGGGGTCAACGTTTCCTAA
- a CDS encoding TerD family protein, translating to MGVSLSKGGNVSLTKAAPNLTAVTVGLGWDVRTTTGTDFDLDASALLTNAEGKVAVDGNFVFFNNLKSADGSVEHTGDNLTGEGEGDDEQIKVNLAGVPADVQKIVFPVSIYDAETRQQSFGQVRNAFIRVVNQANGEELARYDLSEDASTETAMVFGELYRNGAEWKFRAIGQGYASGLRGIAQDFGVNV from the coding sequence GTGGGAGTCAGCCTCAGCAAGGGCGGCAACGTCTCGCTGACCAAGGCCGCCCCCAACCTGACCGCGGTCACCGTCGGTCTGGGCTGGGACGTCCGCACCACCACCGGCACCGACTTCGACCTCGACGCCAGCGCACTGCTGACGAACGCCGAGGGCAAGGTCGCGGTCGACGGCAACTTCGTCTTCTTCAACAACCTGAAGAGCGCCGACGGCTCGGTGGAGCACACCGGTGACAACCTCACCGGTGAGGGCGAGGGCGACGACGAGCAGATCAAGGTCAATCTGGCCGGGGTCCCCGCCGACGTCCAGAAGATCGTTTTCCCGGTGTCGATCTATGACGCCGAGACCCGTCAGCAGTCCTTCGGCCAGGTCCGCAACGCGTTCATCCGCGTGGTGAACCAGGCCAACGGCGAGGAGCTCGCCCGGTACGACCTGAGCGAGGACGCCTCGACCGAGACCGCCATGGTCTTCGGTGAGCTGTACCGCAACGGCGCGGAGTGGAAGTTCCGTGCCATCGGCCAGGGCTACGCCTCGGGCCTGCGCGGCATCGCGCAGGACTTCGGCGTCAACGTCTGA